A window of Hydrogenophilus thermoluteolus genomic DNA:
TCACTTGGCGGCACGACGGCACGCCTGCCGGGATCGCCGATATCGTGGGTAATGTGTGGGAATTCACCCCCGGCCTGCGCCTGGTGGATGGCGAAATTCAAATCCTCGCCAACAACGACGCCGCGACCGCCAGCCTGTTCGACGACAGCGCTCCGTGGAAGGCCATTCTGCAGGATGGCTCGCTGGTTGCCCCGGGCACGACCGGCACGCTCAAGCTCAACTCGCCCAGCGCGTCCAACAATGACACCACTGCGGTCAACCTCGGCGCTCCGACCATTGCCACCAGTGTGACCAATTACACCGGCCCGGCAGGGGATAGCAATCACAGCTACGACTATTGCTACACATCGTTCGCCTCGTTATCCGCCGCAACGGGTGTTACCGTCCCCGCCATCATGCGCGCCCTCGCGCTGGCCCCGCTGTCATCGCCGGCGCTTGCAGGGGGATTCTGGATGCGCAACAACGGCCAGCGCTATCCGCTTCGCGGCGGCGACTGGATCAACGGCGCGGGCGCGGGTCTCGGGGCGTTGAACCTCTACTACCCGGCCTCGAACGCGTACTGGCACCTCGGCGCCCGCCCGGCGAAGGTGTAATGGATCACGACGTGACGAGTCACGACCTAAGCGCCGCGCCGACGCGCGGCGCGTCACTGCCGCAGGCGTATGTGGAGTTGCTGAGCAGGCTGGAGGATATGGACGTGTACGTGCACCAGATCACCGTGCATTGGCCTAAGTCAGAGCGTCATGGCCTGGCCGCCGATGTGCGGCGGCAGATCACGCAGCTGCACCGGCTGTGCGCTGTGGCCTGGAAGCGTAAGTCCAAGTCCGGCGCGCTATTCGACCTCGATGTCGAGCTGTACGTGCTGAAAACACTGATTCGCAAGGCGTACCGGCTGGAATACATCAATGCCGACCGGCTGGCGGTGTGGATGCGTCACGCCGACGAACTAGGGCGAAGAATCGGCGCGTGGATTCGTCACGAAAGCAAACAGGGTGCTGGCGTATGAACGGCGGCGACTGGAACAACGGCGCGAACGCGGGTCTCGGGGCGTTGAACCTCAACAACCCGGCCTCGAACGCGAACTGGAACATCGGCGCCCGCCCGGCGAACGAAAAACTGGCCAGACGCGGCGCGGCCAAGGCTGCGCCGACCGTGCCATTTCCTTCGGCGTCACCATCCTTTCCGTATGGATAAATCACCTGCATCCGGCGCGGGCGACCTGCTGGCGCCGGATACCCTATTCGATCGCATCGTAGCCTGGGGCAACATCATCGCCGCATGGCAAGAGGCGCGCAAGGGCAAGCGACAAAGCGCAGAAGTGCGCCTATTCGAAGCAGACCTTGAGGCCAACCTCGTCAGCCTGCACGAGCACCTGCTGCGCGGCACATGGCGACCAGGCGAGCCGCGCCGTTTCTATGTGCGCGACCCCAAGTGGCGTGAAATCACCGCGCCGCCCTTCGCTGACCGCATCGTCCACCATGCCATCGTGCGCGTCATCGAGCCTCTGTTTGAGCGTCGATTCATTCACGACAGCTACGCCTGCCGCCCCGGTAAAGGTGTCCATGCCGCCGTGGATAGACTGCACCGCTTCATGCGTGGCGCCGCCAGGCGATGGCCGAACGCTTACCTGGTGCGCTGCGACATCAGCAAGTACTTCGCCAGCATCAGGCACGATATTTTGATGCACATGGTGACGCGCGTGCTGCCGTGTCCGCGTACACTGGCGCTGATGCAGTCCGTCATCAGTGGCTACGGTTTCGATGGCGTTGGGCTGCCAGTCGGCGCGCTTACCAGCCAGCTGCTCGCCAACGCCATGCTTGACCCGCTGGATCACTACATCAAGGACGACCTTGGCGTGCGCGGCTATGTCCGCTACATGGACGATTTCGTCCTGATTGCGCACGACAAGCACGCAGCGCAGCGCCTATTGGCGCAGATCGACGGCTTTGTCTCGGCCATGGGCCTGGTGCTCAACCCCAAAAGCGGAATCTGGCCGCTCAAGCGCGGCTGCACCTTCTGCGGCTACCGTGTGCTGCCAACCCATGTAGCTGTCACCCAGGCCGCCAAGCGTCGCTGGCGACATCGACTAAGAACGACCGCCTACGAGTACCGCCGTGGGCGCATCAACCTCTCTCGCTGCCGAGAGACTGTCCTTGCCATGACCGCCGTATTCAAGCATGCCCGAGCGGCGCGATCTCAGGCGGCGATGCTGCGGTCTTTTACCATATAGTGCACGCATTCCATGCGGCGTGTTTTGTCGCGTGGAATGCGATCATGTCGCATGGAATCCGTGCACGCGTCGCATTTAATTTGTGCAAGCCCAACGGCGGAAACGTTGGCCACCCGTTTTGGCATTACGCGCGAAGAGATGGACGCGTTCGCAGTCGAGAGTCATCGCCGTGCGGCCGCTGCACACGAGGCGGGCCATTTCGCGCACGAAATGACTCCGCTTTTCGACGCGCAAGGCCGCTTCTACGCCCACGACGATGGGGTGCGCCCCGATTCATCGCTCGAAAAACTCGCGAAACTCAAACCCTTTTTCGACCGCTATGGTCGTGTCACGCCCGGAAACAGTTCTCAAATCACGGACGGCGCGACGATGCTGCTCGTCGCATCCGAAGCGGCGGTGAAGCGCTATCGACTGGAGCCGGTGGCGCGGCTCGTCGATACCCACTGGGCCGGACTCGACCCTGCTCAAATGGGTTTGGGGCCGGTTCATGCCGCGACCCCGCTTCTGCAGCGTGCGGGTTGGGCTTTGGACGATGTCGATTTTTGGGAGATCAATGAAGCGTTTGCCGCGCAGGTGTTGGCGTGCCTCAAAGCGTGGGAAAGTGACGATTACTGCCGATCTGAGCTGGGGCTGCCGATGGCGTTGGGGCCGATCGACCGCAGCCGCCTCAACGTGGATGGTGGCGCGATCGCGCTCGGGCATCCGGTGGGCGCGAGCGGCGCACGTATCGTCTGGCACTTGGTCGAAGTATTACAGCGACACAACGCGAAGCGTGGAATCGCCGCGATTTGTATCGGTGGCGGTTTGGGTGGCGCGATGCGCATCGAACGGCTGTGAAGGATAGGCGATGAACGAGACGCAGATGAAACACCTCAGCTGGTCGGTCAACGAGCGCGGTATTGCGTGGATCTGGCTCGATTGCGCCGAAAAAAGCGCCAATACCCTTTCCGAACCGGTGTTTGCGGAGATCGAATCGGCGCTCGATGCGATTGCCGCAACGGGCGCGAAAGGAGTGGTGTTCGCGTCGCGCAAAACTGCTGGTTTCGTCGCGGGCGCTGACGTCGAGACGTTTGCAGCGCTTCCCGACGCGGCGGCTGCCCGCGCGTTGGTGGAACGGGGTTGGCGGTTCATGGAACGCCTCGCGGCATATCCGTTGCCGACGGTGGCGCTCATTCACGGTCATTGCCTGGGCGGCGGTTTGGAATTGGCGTTGGCGTGCCGAGCCCGGGTGGCGGTGCGCGACCGCAAGACCCGTTTGGGGCTCCCAGAGATCATGCTGGGGATCTACCCGGGCTGGGGTGGCATGATGCGGTTGCCGGCGCTGATCGGTCCCAGTAAAGCGCTGCCGATGATGCTCACTGCGAAAAGCGTCAACGCCCAACGGGCGAAGCGGATCGGGCTCGTCGATGAAGCCGTACCGGAGCGCGTCGCAGCGTTGGCTGCCGAGGCATTGGTTCTGAACCCCCCGAAACGCAAAGGGCTGCCGCTCGTGGAGCGGTTGTGGGCTGGGCCGTTGCTTGCGCTCTTCGTGCGGCAGGCCGAAAAACAACTGCGCGCGAGGGTTCGAGCGGAACACTACCCGGCCCCTTACGCAGTGTTGCGTTGCTGGAGTCAGTACGGTGGCAACCCTTTGCGGGCTCCTGCCGACGCCCCCGCCAGTATCGAATCTCTGGCGGCGCATCCAACGACCAAAAACCTTTTGCGCGTCTTTTTCTTACAAGAGCGGCTCAAAAAGTTTGCCAAAAGGGAAACCGCACCGATCACCCGGGTTCATGTGATCGGGGCCGGAGTGATGGGCTCCGAAATCGCGATGGTCTGCGCCGCAAGCGGATTGACGGTGACGCTTCAGGATTTGTCGCTCGATGCGCTGGCGCGTGCCCAGCAAGCGGCAACGCGCTGGTTCCAGCGGCGTTTTCGTGACGACGAAACGGCGCTGCGCGCGGCGCTCGACCGCTTCATCCCCGACCCGCAAGGCGTGGGTGTCGCGCAAGCCGACGTGATCATCGAAGCGGTGGTCGAAAAGCTCGACGTCAAGCAACGCCTCTTTGCCGAACTCGAACAGCGCGCCAAACCCGACGCGCTTCTGGCGACCAATACCTCCAGTTTGTCGCTGGAGTCGATTGCCGAAGGGATGGCTGCGCCGCACCGGCTGGTCGGCATCCACTTCTTCAACCCGGTGACCAAAATGCCGCTCGTCGAAGTGGTGCGAGGCGCACAGAGCGACGCGCAAGCGGTCGAACGTGCGCTGGTTTTCGTCGGAAAAATCGACAAATTGCCGTTACCGGTTCGTTCCGCACCTGGTTTCCTGGTCAATGCCGTGGGTTGTGCAACCTTTTTTCTGTAAATTTCCGTGGTGTTGGTCATGACGCCGGGGTTACGGGTTGAGGTTGAGATAGACCTTGCCGGTCATCCACTCGTCGTCGAGTTCGGCCAGCAGCGCCGAGACCAGGCGCAGGCAGGAATCCATGTTGGGGAAGATGCTGGCCACCCGGGTGCGTCGTCGCAGTTCCCGGTTGATGCGTTCCAGCCCGTTGGTGGTACGCAAACGGATACGGTGCGCAGCGGGGAAGTCGAACACCGTCAGGGATTCAGGAATCGCGGTTTCGGCCCACTCGGCCAGTTTCGGATGCTCCTTGCGCCAGGTGTCCAGGGCGGCTTTCAAAAGCCGCTCGGCTTCTGCCTTGTCCGGAGCATTGAAGATCGCGCGCAGTGTCGCGGCGACGTGCTTTTTCGCCTCCTGTCGGGTGACGAACTGGCCGGCGTTTTGCTGCAGATGGAACTGGCAACGCTGCCAGGGAACAGAAGGGAACACCGCTTTGCGGGCAGCTTTGAGGCCCGCATGATCATCCGCGATGATGAGCTTGATCCCGTGCAACCCTCTGGCCAGGAGGGATTCCAGGAAACGTCGCCAATTGATCTCGGCTTCCGACGTGGCCACCGTGCAACCGAGCACCCGCCGTTTGCCCGTCGCATCGACGCCGACGGCGATCAAGACGGCACAATCGACGATTCGCCCTTCCAGCCGCACTTTCTCGTAACGGGCATCCAGAAAGAGATAGGGCACTTCGCCCAGAGGACGCTCGCGCCAGGCCGCAAGCCCCTCGTCGAGCCTGGCGGCGGCACGGCTCACCTGGGCGGTGGAGAGCGAAATCTCCGGCCCCAGCAGGCGCTGCAGTACCTCGATCACCCGGCGGGTGGAGACCCCCTGGACGTACATCTCGGCCAGGGCCAGATGCACCGCCTGATCGGTGCGGGTGCCTTTTTCGAGGGCAGAAGGGTAGAAGTCGCCGCAACGCACCTGGGGCACCTGAAAGGTCAGCTCACCAAGGCGGGTGAGTACCGTCTTGGGTTTGTACCCGTTGGCGTAGTCACGCCGTCGCTCACTACGTTCATAGGGCGCCGCTCCAAGGAACTGGGATCGTTCGATCTTGGCGGCTTCATTGACGAGGATGCGCAGAGCCTCGCCGGCACCCTCCAGTCCGTGTTCGAGCAACACAGCATAAGCCATTTCCAAAGGATTGGTTTCGACACGCATCGCCATGATGGGCATACTCCTTTCTCGAAGTCATGGCGTCAGACCGAGCGCCGCGCACTTCCTGCCAGAGGCGCTAAACGGAATTTACAGAAAGGATGGTACACAACCAATGCCGTGCTCGCACCCTATTTGATCTCAGCATTGCAATGCGTCGAAGCGGGCACTGCGCCCGAAGTGGTCGATGCGGCACTGGAAGCCTTCGGGATGCCGATGGGGCCGATCGAACTGGTCGATACCGTAGGGCTCGATGTTGCGCTTTTGGCTGGGCAGCAATTGGTGCCCGATGAACCCACGCCTCCCCGGCGCTTGCAGCAGTTGGTTCAGGAAGGCAAACTGGGGAAAAAGACTGGGGAAGGCTATTACCGCTGGGAAAAGGGAAAAGCGGTCAAACGCACGGTCAAACCCAGCGAGATCCCGGAGGGGCTGGCAGAGCGCATCATCGCGCCGCTCATCGCCGCAACCGAACGGTGCGTGGCCGAAGGGGTGGTTGCCGATGCCGATCTTGCCGACGCTGGGGTGATCTTCGGCACGGGGTTCGCACCGTTTCGCGGGGGGCCGTTGCATTGGCGCAACACAGAAAACACCGAAAACCGGGAAACACAAGCGCGTTCGGCGTAACCGTTCAAACGTTCGTTCGTAATCGGATATGATCGAGTCGATGCCCCAATCGATCTGAGGAGCGTGCCAGCGATGA
This region includes:
- a CDS encoding four helix bundle protein → MDHDVTSHDLSAAPTRGASLPQAYVELLSRLEDMDVYVHQITVHWPKSERHGLAADVRRQITQLHRLCAVAWKRKSKSGALFDLDVELYVLKTLIRKAYRLEYINADRLAVWMRHADELGRRIGAWIRHESKQGAGV
- a CDS encoding reverse transcriptase/maturase family protein, coding for MDKSPASGAGDLLAPDTLFDRIVAWGNIIAAWQEARKGKRQSAEVRLFEADLEANLVSLHEHLLRGTWRPGEPRRFYVRDPKWREITAPPFADRIVHHAIVRVIEPLFERRFIHDSYACRPGKGVHAAVDRLHRFMRGAARRWPNAYLVRCDISKYFASIRHDILMHMVTRVLPCPRTLALMQSVISGYGFDGVGLPVGALTSQLLANAMLDPLDHYIKDDLGVRGYVRYMDDFVLIAHDKHAAQRLLAQIDGFVSAMGLVLNPKSGIWPLKRGCTFCGYRVLPTHVAVTQAAKRRWRHRLRTTAYEYRRGRINLSRCRETVLAMTAVFKHARAARSQAAMLRSFTI
- a CDS encoding acetyl-CoA C-acyltransferase, which encodes MRSCRMESVHASHLICASPTAETLATRFGITREEMDAFAVESHRRAAAAHEAGHFAHEMTPLFDAQGRFYAHDDGVRPDSSLEKLAKLKPFFDRYGRVTPGNSSQITDGATMLLVASEAAVKRYRLEPVARLVDTHWAGLDPAQMGLGPVHAATPLLQRAGWALDDVDFWEINEAFAAQVLACLKAWESDDYCRSELGLPMALGPIDRSRLNVDGGAIALGHPVGASGARIVWHLVEVLQRHNAKRGIAAICIGGGLGGAMRIERL
- a CDS encoding 3-hydroxyacyl-CoA dehydrogenase NAD-binding domain-containing protein: MNETQMKHLSWSVNERGIAWIWLDCAEKSANTLSEPVFAEIESALDAIAATGAKGVVFASRKTAGFVAGADVETFAALPDAAAARALVERGWRFMERLAAYPLPTVALIHGHCLGGGLELALACRARVAVRDRKTRLGLPEIMLGIYPGWGGMMRLPALIGPSKALPMMLTAKSVNAQRAKRIGLVDEAVPERVAALAAEALVLNPPKRKGLPLVERLWAGPLLALFVRQAEKQLRARVRAEHYPAPYAVLRCWSQYGGNPLRAPADAPASIESLAAHPTTKNLLRVFFLQERLKKFAKRETAPITRVHVIGAGVMGSEIAMVCAASGLTVTLQDLSLDALARAQQAATRWFQRRFRDDETALRAALDRFIPDPQGVGVAQADVIIEAVVEKLDVKQRLFAELEQRAKPDALLATNTSSLSLESIAEGMAAPHRLVGIHFFNPVTKMPLVEVVRGAQSDAQAVERALVFVGKIDKLPLPVRSAPGFLVNAVGCATFFL
- a CDS encoding IS256 family transposase; translated protein: MAMRVETNPLEMAYAVLLEHGLEGAGEALRILVNEAAKIERSQFLGAAPYERSERRRDYANGYKPKTVLTRLGELTFQVPQVRCGDFYPSALEKGTRTDQAVHLALAEMYVQGVSTRRVIEVLQRLLGPEISLSTAQVSRAAARLDEGLAAWRERPLGEVPYLFLDARYEKVRLEGRIVDCAVLIAVGVDATGKRRVLGCTVATSEAEINWRRFLESLLARGLHGIKLIIADDHAGLKAARKAVFPSVPWQRCQFHLQQNAGQFVTRQEAKKHVAATLRAIFNAPDKAEAERLLKAALDTWRKEHPKLAEWAETAIPESLTVFDFPAAHRIRLRTTNGLERINRELRRRTRVASIFPNMDSCLRLVSALLAELDDEWMTGKVYLNLNP
- a CDS encoding 3-hydroxyacyl-CoA dehydrogenase family protein — translated: MLAPYLISALQCVEAGTAPEVVDAALEAFGMPMGPIELVDTVGLDVALLAGQQLVPDEPTPPRRLQQLVQEGKLGKKTGEGYYRWEKGKAVKRTVKPSEIPEGLAERIIAPLIAATERCVAEGVVADADLADAGVIFGTGFAPFRGGPLHWRNTENTENRETQARSA